Proteins from a genomic interval of Streptomyces sp. NBC_01445:
- the prmC gene encoding peptide chain release factor N(5)-glutamine methyltransferase, with amino-acid sequence MLLAEVAQATQRLADAGVPSPRNDAEELAAFVHGVKRGELHLVKDADFDARYWEVTARREAREPLQHITGRAYFRYLELQVGPGVFVPRPETESVVGWAIDAVRAMDVVEPLIVDLCTGSGAIALALAQEVPRSRVHAVELSEDALRWTRKNVEGSRVDLRQGDALEAFPELDGQVDLVVSNPPYIPLTEWEYVAPEARDHDPELALFSGEDGLHLIRGIERTAHRLLRPGGVVVVEHADTQGGQVPWIFTEERGWADAADHPDLNNRPRFATARKAMP; translated from the coding sequence GTGCTGCTCGCGGAAGTCGCCCAGGCCACCCAGCGCCTCGCCGACGCGGGCGTGCCCTCGCCGCGCAACGACGCGGAGGAGCTCGCCGCCTTCGTGCACGGCGTGAAGCGGGGCGAGCTGCATCTCGTCAAGGACGCGGACTTCGACGCCCGTTACTGGGAGGTCACCGCGCGCCGCGAGGCCCGCGAGCCGCTCCAGCACATCACCGGGCGCGCCTACTTCCGCTACCTCGAACTCCAGGTGGGGCCGGGCGTGTTCGTGCCGCGGCCCGAGACGGAGTCCGTGGTCGGCTGGGCCATAGACGCCGTACGGGCCATGGATGTCGTCGAGCCGCTCATCGTCGACCTGTGCACGGGCTCGGGCGCCATCGCGCTCGCCCTCGCGCAGGAGGTCCCGCGCTCCCGTGTGCACGCCGTGGAGCTGTCCGAGGACGCCCTGCGCTGGACGCGCAAGAACGTCGAGGGATCCAGGGTCGACCTGCGCCAGGGAGACGCCCTGGAGGCCTTCCCGGAGCTCGACGGCCAGGTCGACCTGGTGGTCTCCAACCCGCCGTACATCCCGCTCACCGAGTGGGAGTACGTCGCCCCCGAGGCCCGCGACCACGACCCCGAACTCGCTCTGTTCTCAGGCGAGGACGGGCTCCACCTGATCCGCGGCATCGAGCGCACCGCGCACCGTCTGCTGCGGCCCGGAGGCGTCGTCGTCGTCGAGCACGCCGACACCCAGGGCGGCCAGGTCCCGTGGATCTTCACCGAGGAACGGGGCTGGGCCGACGCCGCCGACCATCCCGACCTGAACAACCGCCCGCGCTTCGCGACCGCCCGCAAGGCGATGCCGTGA
- the atpA gene encoding F0F1 ATP synthase subunit alpha: protein MAELTIRPEEIRDALENFVQAYKPDAASREEVGTVTLAGDGIAKVEGLPSAMANELLKFEDGTLGLALNLEEREIGAIVLGEFTGIEEGQPVQRTGEVLSVAVGEGYLGRVVDPLGNPIDGLGEIETSARRALELQAPTVMQRKSVHEPMETGYKAVDAMTPIGRGQRQLIIGDRQTGKTALAVDTIINQRDNWRTGDPKKQVRCIYVAIGQKGSTIASVRGALEEAGALEYTTIVAAPASDPAGFKYLAPYTGSAIGQQWMYEGKHVLIIFDDLSKQADAYRAVSLLLRRPPGREAYPGDVFYLHSRLLERCAKLSDEMGSGSMTGLPIVETKANDVSAFIPTNVISITDGQCFLESDLFNAGQRPALNVGISVSRVGGSAQHKAMKQVSGRLRVDLAQFRELEAFAAFGSDLDAASKAQLERGQRMVELLKQPQYQPMATEDQVVSVWAGTTGKMDDVPVVDIRRFERELLDYLHRKEQGLMTSIKEGGKMSDDTLTAAADAIADFKKQFETSDGKLLGEDAPAAAGK, encoded by the coding sequence ATGGCGGAGCTCACGATCCGGCCGGAGGAGATCCGGGACGCGCTGGAGAACTTTGTCCAGGCGTACAAGCCGGACGCGGCCTCGCGCGAGGAGGTCGGTACGGTCACCCTTGCCGGCGACGGCATCGCGAAGGTCGAGGGCCTGCCCTCGGCCATGGCCAACGAACTGCTGAAGTTCGAGGACGGCACCCTCGGCCTCGCCCTCAACCTCGAGGAGCGCGAGATCGGTGCCATCGTGCTCGGTGAGTTCACCGGTATCGAGGAGGGCCAGCCGGTGCAGCGCACCGGTGAGGTGCTCTCCGTCGCCGTCGGCGAGGGCTACCTGGGTCGCGTCGTCGACCCGCTCGGCAACCCGATCGACGGCCTCGGCGAGATCGAGACCAGCGCGCGTCGTGCCCTTGAGCTGCAGGCCCCCACGGTCATGCAGCGCAAGTCGGTGCACGAGCCGATGGAGACCGGCTACAAGGCCGTCGACGCGATGACCCCGATCGGCCGCGGTCAGCGTCAGCTGATCATCGGCGACCGCCAGACGGGCAAGACCGCCCTGGCTGTCGACACGATCATCAACCAGCGCGACAACTGGCGCACCGGCGACCCGAAGAAGCAGGTCCGCTGCATCTACGTCGCCATCGGCCAGAAGGGCTCGACCATCGCCTCCGTGCGTGGCGCCCTGGAAGAGGCCGGCGCGCTGGAGTACACGACCATCGTCGCCGCCCCGGCGTCCGACCCGGCCGGCTTCAAGTACCTGGCGCCGTACACCGGTTCGGCCATCGGCCAGCAGTGGATGTACGAGGGCAAGCACGTCCTCATCATCTTCGACGACCTCTCGAAGCAGGCCGACGCCTACCGCGCCGTGTCCCTGCTGCTCCGCCGCCCGCCGGGGCGCGAGGCCTACCCGGGTGACGTCTTCTACCTGCACTCCCGCCTCCTCGAGCGCTGCGCGAAGCTCTCGGACGAGATGGGTTCCGGCTCGATGACCGGTCTGCCGATCGTCGAGACCAAGGCGAACGACGTGTCGGCGTTCATCCCGACCAACGTCATCTCCATCACCGACGGCCAGTGCTTCCTGGAGTCGGACCTGTTCAACGCCGGTCAGCGCCCCGCGCTGAACGTCGGTATCTCCGTCTCCCGAGTCGGTGGTTCCGCGCAGCACAAGGCGATGAAGCAGGTCTCCGGCCGCCTCCGCGTGGACCTCGCCCAGTTCCGTGAGCTGGAGGCGTTCGCCGCCTTCGGTTCCGACCTGGACGCCGCGTCGAAGGCCCAGCTGGAGCGCGGTCAGCGCATGGTCGAGCTGCTCAAGCAGCCCCAGTACCAGCCGATGGCGACCGAGGACCAGGTTGTCTCCGTCTGGGCCGGCACCACCGGCAAGATGGACGACGTCCCGGTCGTGGACATCCGGCGCTTCGAGCGCGAGCTGCTCGACTACCTGCACCGCAAGGAGCAGGGCCTGATGACCTCCATCAAGGAGGGCGGAAAGATGTCGGACGACACCCTGACCGCCGCCGCCGACGCCATCGCGGACTTCAAGAAGCAGTTCGAGACCTCGGACGGGAAGCTTCTCGGCGAGGACGCTCCGGCCGCCGCCGGTAAGTGA
- the atpB gene encoding F0F1 ATP synthase subunit A has protein sequence MSDNGCGFPAPGLHSFLFQPIFTVGGFEFNKVMLLALLTTLVIMSLFYAAFGRAKVVPGKLQMIGEAGYDFVRRNIVYETLGKKEGEKYVPVMVSMFFFIWIMNVWSVIPLAQFPVSSVIAYPIVLAVIVYLIWVPLTFKRHGFVGGWKNITGYDNSLGPIKWLVSFIEFFSNLLVRPFTHAVRLFANMFAGHLMLVMFTVASWYLLNSYMIPAAGVSFVMTVVMILFELFVQAVQAYVFVLLACTYIQGALAEHH, from the coding sequence CTGTCCGACAACGGCTGCGGCTTTCCGGCTCCCGGTCTGCACTCGTTCCTGTTCCAGCCGATCTTCACCGTCGGCGGGTTCGAGTTCAACAAGGTGATGCTGCTTGCCCTGTTGACGACGCTGGTCATCATGAGCCTCTTCTACGCCGCCTTCGGCCGCGCCAAGGTGGTTCCGGGGAAGCTCCAGATGATCGGTGAGGCGGGGTACGACTTCGTACGCCGCAACATCGTCTACGAGACCCTCGGCAAGAAGGAGGGCGAGAAGTACGTCCCCGTCATGGTCTCGATGTTCTTCTTCATCTGGATCATGAACGTGTGGTCCGTGATTCCGCTGGCCCAGTTCCCGGTGTCGTCGGTCATCGCGTACCCGATCGTGCTCGCCGTCATCGTCTACCTGATCTGGGTGCCGCTGACCTTCAAGCGCCACGGCTTCGTGGGCGGCTGGAAGAACATCACGGGCTACGACAACTCGCTCGGCCCGATCAAGTGGCTCGTCTCGTTCATCGAGTTCTTCTCGAACCTGCTCGTCCGGCCGTTCACGCACGCGGTGCGACTGTTCGCGAACATGTTCGCCGGTCACCTGATGCTGGTGATGTTCACCGTCGCCTCCTGGTACCTGCTGAACAGCTACATGATCCCGGCCGCGGGCGTCTCGTTCGTCATGACCGTCGTCATGATCCTCTTCGAGCTTTTCGTGCAGGCCGTCCAGGCGTACGTCTTCGTGCTCCTCGCCTGCACGTACATCCAGGGCGCGCTCGCCGAGCACCACTGA
- a CDS encoding F0F1 ATP synthase subunit B: protein MIANLVALAAEEEQNPLIPPGPELLIGTLAFAIVFFFFAKKLLPRINKVLEERRELIEGGIEKAESAQTEAQSVLEQYKAQLAEARHEAARLRQEAQEQGATLIAEMRAEGQRQREEIIAAGHSQIEADRKAAAQALRQDVGQLATTLAGKLVGESLEDHARQSRTIDRFLDDLEEKAEAVR from the coding sequence GTGATCGCCAACCTGGTTGCACTCGCGGCCGAGGAGGAGCAGAACCCGCTCATCCCGCCGGGTCCCGAGCTGCTCATTGGCACGCTTGCCTTCGCCATCGTCTTCTTCTTCTTCGCCAAGAAGCTCCTCCCGCGTATCAACAAGGTGCTGGAGGAGCGCCGCGAGCTGATCGAAGGCGGTATCGAGAAGGCTGAGTCGGCCCAGACCGAGGCCCAGAGCGTGCTCGAGCAGTACAAGGCTCAGCTGGCCGAGGCTCGTCACGAGGCCGCGCGTCTGCGCCAGGAGGCGCAGGAGCAGGGCGCCACGCTCATCGCCGAGATGCGCGCGGAAGGCCAGCGGCAGCGTGAGGAAATCATCGCCGCCGGCCACTCGCAGATCGAGGCCGACCGCAAGGCCGCTGCTCAGGCGCTGCGCCAGGACGTGGGCCAGCTGGCCACCACGCTGGCCGGCAAGCTGGTCGGCGAGTCCCTCGAGGACCACGCCCGGCAGTCGCGCACGATCGACCGCTTCCTCGACGACCTCGAGGAGAAGGCCGAGGCTGTTCGATGA
- the glyA gene encoding serine hydroxymethyltransferase → MPVTTEQAPAGATYAHAGFDVLRLQDPEIAEIMLGEAARQATSLQLIAAENFTSPAVLAALGSPLANKYAEGYPGARHHGGCELVDMAERIAVDRARALFGAEHANVQPHSGSSAVLAAYAALLRPGDTVLAMGLSYGGHLTHGSPANFSGRWFDFVPYGVDPESGLIDHDQVRALARAHRPKAIVCGSIAYPRHIDYAAFRDIADDVGAYLIADAAHPIGLVAGGAAPNPVPYADVVCATTHKVLRGPRGGMVLCGAELAARIDRAVFPFTQGGAQMHTIAAKAVAFGEAETPAFAAYARQVVANARVLAAALDAEGLAITTGGTDTHLLTADPTSLGVDGPTARGRLASAGMVLDTCALPFGDGRGLRLGTAAVTTQGMGEPEMARIAVLFSGVLRDEVDPRTARAEVRDLTGRFPPYPA, encoded by the coding sequence ATGCCGGTCACCACTGAACAAGCCCCCGCCGGTGCGACGTACGCGCACGCCGGCTTCGACGTGCTGCGTCTGCAGGACCCGGAGATCGCCGAGATCATGCTCGGCGAGGCGGCCCGGCAGGCCACGTCGCTCCAGCTGATCGCCGCCGAGAACTTCACGTCGCCGGCCGTTCTCGCGGCCCTCGGCTCCCCGCTCGCCAACAAGTACGCCGAGGGCTACCCCGGCGCCCGTCACCACGGCGGCTGCGAGCTCGTCGACATGGCGGAGCGCATCGCCGTCGACCGGGCCAGAGCGCTCTTCGGGGCCGAGCACGCCAATGTGCAGCCCCACTCCGGCTCCTCCGCGGTCCTCGCCGCGTACGCCGCCCTGCTGCGCCCCGGCGACACCGTCCTCGCGATGGGGCTCTCGTACGGCGGCCACCTCACCCACGGGTCGCCCGCGAACTTCTCGGGCCGCTGGTTCGACTTCGTGCCCTACGGCGTCGACCCCGAGTCCGGCCTCATCGACCACGACCAGGTCCGCGCGCTGGCCCGCGCCCACCGTCCCAAGGCGATCGTCTGCGGCTCCATCGCCTATCCGCGGCACATCGACTACGCGGCCTTCCGCGACATCGCCGACGACGTGGGCGCCTACCTCATCGCCGACGCCGCGCACCCCATCGGCCTGGTCGCCGGGGGAGCGGCGCCGAACCCGGTGCCGTACGCCGATGTCGTCTGCGCCACCACGCACAAGGTCCTGCGCGGCCCCCGCGGCGGCATGGTCCTGTGCGGGGCCGAGCTCGCCGCGCGGATCGACCGGGCCGTCTTCCCCTTCACGCAGGGCGGCGCCCAGATGCACACGATCGCCGCCAAGGCCGTCGCGTTCGGCGAGGCGGAGACCCCGGCCTTCGCCGCGTACGCCCGTCAGGTCGTCGCCAACGCGAGGGTTCTCGCGGCCGCGCTGGACGCCGAGGGCCTCGCGATCACCACCGGCGGCACGGACACCCATCTGCTGACCGCCGACCCCACCTCGCTGGGCGTCGACGGCCCGACCGCCCGGGGCCGGCTCGCCTCGGCCGGCATGGTCCTCGACACCTGCGCGCTGCCCTTCGGGGACGGGCGCGGCCTGCGCCTCGGCACCGCCGCCGTCACCACCCAGGGCATGGGCGAACCGGAGATGGCGCGCATCGCGGTGCTCTTCTCGGGGGTGCTGCGAGATGAGGTCGATCCGCGTACAGCGCGCGCGGAAGTGCGCGATCTCACCGGAAGATTTCCGCCGTATCCGGCCTAG
- a CDS encoding MraY family glycosyltransferase produces MREYLLTLCITAAVTYLLTGPVRKFAIVAGAMPEIRARDVHREPTPRLGGIAMFFGLCAGLLVADHLTNLSPVFEMSNEPRALLSGAALIWLIGVLDDKFEIDALIKLGGQMIAAGVMVMQGLTILWLPIPGVGTVSLTQWQGTLLTVALVVISINAVNFVDGLDGLASGMVCIAASAFFLYSYRLWYGYGIEAAAPATLFAAILIGMCLGFLPHNMHPARIFMGDSGSMLIGLVLSAGAISITGQVDPSLMKLNFGGTRDATHAMIPVFIPLLMPLTIIAIPFADLVLAIVRRTWKGQSPFAADRGHLHHRLLEIGHSHSRAVLIMYFWSALFAFGAVAYSVHSTSMWIVLAIVALSFVGLVLLLLPRFTPRAPRWAEAFVPPRYRRRRAARASAEVPETSPSYAAQEEARAAGEAPEGEGSRTPMPAGVNGATAIGPRSRFLDRRKAHSSR; encoded by the coding sequence GTGCGTGAATACCTGCTGACGCTCTGCATCACGGCCGCGGTGACATACCTGCTGACCGGCCCGGTGCGGAAGTTCGCGATCGTGGCCGGCGCCATGCCGGAGATCCGCGCCCGCGACGTACACCGGGAGCCCACGCCCCGGCTCGGCGGGATCGCCATGTTCTTCGGTCTGTGCGCGGGTCTCCTCGTCGCGGACCACCTGACGAACCTCAGTCCCGTCTTCGAGATGTCGAACGAGCCACGGGCGCTGCTCTCCGGAGCCGCCCTGATCTGGCTGATCGGCGTCCTGGACGACAAGTTCGAGATCGACGCCCTGATCAAGCTGGGCGGCCAGATGATCGCCGCCGGCGTCATGGTCATGCAGGGTCTTACGATCCTGTGGCTGCCGATCCCGGGTGTGGGCACGGTCTCGCTGACGCAGTGGCAGGGCACGCTCCTCACGGTCGCCCTGGTCGTGATCAGCATCAACGCGGTCAACTTCGTGGACGGCCTCGACGGCCTCGCGTCCGGCATGGTGTGCATCGCCGCGTCGGCGTTCTTCCTGTACTCGTACCGCCTCTGGTACGGCTACGGCATCGAGGCGGCCGCCCCCGCGACACTGTTCGCGGCGATCCTGATCGGCATGTGTTTGGGCTTCCTGCCGCACAACATGCACCCCGCCAGGATCTTCATGGGCGACTCCGGATCGATGCTGATCGGTCTCGTCCTGTCCGCCGGCGCCATCTCCATCACCGGCCAGGTCGACCCGAGCCTGATGAAGCTGAACTTCGGCGGCACCCGTGACGCCACCCACGCGATGATCCCGGTCTTCATCCCGCTGCTGATGCCGCTGACGATCATCGCGATCCCGTTCGCGGACCTCGTCCTCGCGATCGTGCGCCGCACCTGGAAGGGCCAGTCGCCGTTCGCGGCCGACCGCGGTCACCTGCACCACCGGCTCCTGGAGATCGGCCACTCCCACAGCCGCGCGGTCCTGATCATGTACTTCTGGTCGGCGCTGTTCGCCTTCGGAGCGGTCGCCTACTCCGTCCACTCGACGTCCATGTGGATCGTCCTGGCGATCGTCGCGCTCAGCTTCGTCGGTCTCGTACTGCTTCTGCTGCCGCGCTTCACGCCGCGCGCCCCGCGCTGGGCGGAGGCCTTCGTGCCGCCGCGCTACCGGCGCAGGCGGGCCGCGCGGGCGTCGGCCGAGGTGCCTGAGACGTCGCCGTCGTACGCGGCTCAGGAAGAGGCACGGGCGGCCGGCGAGGCACCCGAGGGCGAGGGCTCGCGCACGCCGATGCCCGCAGGAGTCAACGGGGCAACGGCCATTGGCCCCCGTTCGCGCTTCCTGGATCGTCGCAAGGCGCACTCGTCGCGCTGA
- a CDS encoding L-threonylcarbamoyladenylate synthase, producing the protein MARRYDTNDASDRTTGLREAASAVRRGELVVLPTDTVYGIGADAFTSEAVADLLDAKGRGRNMPTPVLIGSPNTLHGLVTDFSEMAWELVDAFWPGALTLVAKHQPSLAWDLGDTRGTVAVRMPLHPVAIELLTEVGPMAVSSANLTGHPAPEDCDAAQDMLGDSVSVYLDGGPTPGIVPSSIVDVTGKVPVLLRAGALTADELRKVVPDLEVAN; encoded by the coding sequence ATGGCTCGGCGATACGACACCAACGACGCGTCGGACCGTACGACCGGTCTGCGTGAAGCCGCGTCCGCCGTCCGCCGCGGTGAGCTGGTCGTGCTGCCCACCGACACCGTGTACGGCATCGGCGCCGACGCCTTCACCTCCGAGGCGGTCGCCGACCTCCTGGACGCCAAGGGGCGCGGCCGCAACATGCCGACCCCGGTCCTCATCGGCTCCCCGAACACGCTGCACGGCCTCGTCACGGACTTCTCCGAGATGGCCTGGGAACTCGTCGACGCGTTCTGGCCGGGCGCCCTCACGCTCGTCGCCAAGCACCAGCCGTCCCTGGCGTGGGACCTCGGCGACACCCGTGGCACCGTCGCCGTGCGCATGCCCCTGCACCCGGTCGCGATCGAGCTGCTCACCGAGGTCGGCCCCATGGCCGTGTCCTCCGCGAACCTCACCGGGCACCCCGCCCCCGAGGACTGCGACGCCGCGCAGGACATGCTCGGCGACTCCGTCTCCGTCTACCTCGACGGCGGCCCCACGCCCGGCATCGTCCCGTCCTCGATCGTCGACGTGACCGGGAAGGTTCCGGTGCTCCTGCGCGCGGGTGCCCTGACCGCGGACGAGCTGCGCAAGGTCGTACCCGACCTCGAGGTGGCGAATTGA
- a CDS encoding F0F1 ATP synthase subunit delta, giving the protein MTAHGASREALASARERLDALTDSTSVDARQLAGELAAVTALLDREVSLRRVLTDPAQSGEAKAELAERLLSGQVSGTTADLVAGLVRSRWSASRDLVDSVEELAGIAELTAAQQAGELDDVEDELFRFGRIVASNTELRAALTDRNATGTAKSELLRSLLGGRAKASTERLVERLVTQPRGRSLETGLESLSKLAAERRDRMVAVVTTAVPLSDAHKQRLGAALAKLYGRQMHLNLDVDPEVLGGITVQVGDELINGSIADRIEDASRRMAG; this is encoded by the coding sequence ATGACTGCCCACGGAGCGAGCCGCGAGGCACTCGCCTCCGCACGTGAGCGTCTCGACGCGCTGACCGACAGCACCTCGGTCGACGCCCGACAGCTTGCCGGAGAGCTGGCCGCGGTCACCGCGCTGCTCGACCGCGAGGTGTCGCTGCGTCGGGTCCTGACCGACCCGGCGCAGTCCGGCGAGGCCAAGGCCGAGCTCGCGGAGCGTCTGCTCAGCGGCCAGGTCAGCGGCACGACCGCCGACCTGGTGGCCGGGCTGGTCCGCTCCCGCTGGTCCGCGTCGCGCGACCTGGTCGACTCCGTCGAGGAGCTGGCCGGCATCGCCGAGCTGACCGCGGCGCAGCAGGCCGGCGAGCTGGACGACGTGGAGGACGAGCTGTTCCGGTTCGGCCGGATCGTCGCCTCGAACACCGAGCTGCGCGCCGCGCTCACCGACCGTAACGCCACGGGCACGGCCAAGAGCGAGCTGCTGCGCAGCCTGCTCGGCGGTCGCGCCAAGGCCTCCACCGAGCGTCTCGTCGAGCGCCTTGTGACCCAGCCGCGTGGACGTAGCCTGGAGACGGGACTCGAGTCCCTGTCCAAGCTCGCCGCGGAGCGCCGGGACCGCATGGTCGCCGTCGTCACCACGGCGGTGCCGCTGAGTGACGCGCATAAGCAGCGCCTGGGCGCCGCCCTGGCGAAGCTTTACGGGCGTCAGATGCACCTGAACCTCGACGTGGACCCCGAGGTCCTCGGCGGGATCACCGTGCAGGTGGGCGACGAGCTCATCAACGGAAGCATCGCGGACCGCATTGAGGACGCCAGCCGCCGTATGGCCGGCTAG
- a CDS encoding arsenate reductase/protein-tyrosine-phosphatase family protein codes for MTAPETGRGIGNGDSFRILHVSTGNVCRSPITERLTRHALVDRLGDPLVRGLIVESAGTWGHEGAPMEANAETVLADFGADASGFVGRELLDDHVIRADLVLTATRDHRAQVISMGHSAGLRTFTLKEFTRLVQAIDPATLPDPLDGGVVERARALVRAAAALRGWLLAPNAEADEVYDPYGAPLPFFRSVGEEISEALEPVVTALTGVPACK; via the coding sequence TTGACAGCCCCTGAGACGGGGCGTGGCATAGGCAACGGGGACTCCTTCCGCATCCTCCATGTCAGCACCGGCAACGTGTGCCGCTCGCCGATCACCGAGCGGCTGACCCGGCATGCCCTGGTGGACCGGCTCGGCGACCCCCTCGTACGCGGTCTGATCGTCGAGAGCGCGGGCACCTGGGGCCACGAGGGCGCGCCCATGGAGGCCAACGCCGAGACGGTCCTCGCGGACTTCGGGGCGGACGCCTCCGGCTTCGTGGGCCGCGAGCTCCTCGACGACCACGTGATCCGCGCGGACCTGGTCCTCACGGCCACCCGCGACCACCGCGCCCAGGTCATCTCCATGGGCCACAGCGCGGGCCTGCGCACCTTCACGCTGAAGGAGTTCACCCGCCTCGTCCAGGCGATCGATCCGGCCACGCTGCCCGATCCGCTGGACGGCGGCGTGGTGGAGCGCGCACGCGCCCTGGTGCGCGCCGCGGCGGCTCTACGCGGGTGGCTTCTCGCCCCGAACGCCGAGGCCGACGAGGTCTACGACCCGTACGGCGCACCCCTGCCCTTCTTCCGCTCGGTCGGCGAGGAGATCAGCGAAGCGCTGGAGCCCGTGGTGACGGCGCTGACGGGTGTTCCGGCGTGCAAATGA
- the atpE gene encoding ATP synthase F0 subunit C, with translation MSATIELAAGVTGSLGSIGYGLAAIGPGIGVGIVFGNGTQALARQPEAAGLIRANQILGFAFCEALALIGIVMPFVFGK, from the coding sequence ATGTCCGCGACCATCGAACTCGCCGCTGGCGTCACCGGCTCCCTCGGTTCCATCGGCTACGGTCTCGCTGCCATCGGCCCCGGCATCGGCGTCGGCATCGTCTTCGGTAACGGCACCCAGGCCCTGGCCCGCCAGCCCGAGGCCGCCGGTCTGATCCGCGCCAACCAGATCCTCGGCTTCGCCTTCTGTGAGGCGCTCGCCCTCATCGGCATCGTTATGCCGTTCGTGTTCGGTAAGTAA
- a CDS encoding F0F1 ATP synthase subunit gamma produces MGAQLRVYKRRIKSVTATKKITKAMEMIAASRVVKAQRKVTASTPYATELTRAVTAVGTGSNTNHPLTTEPETATRSAVLLLTSDRGLAGAFNSNAIKAAEKLTARLEAEGKEVEIYIVGRRGVAHYNFRERKIAEQWTGFTDEPTYADAKKVAGPLIEAIEKDSAEGGVDELHIVYTEFISMMTQSAIDGRLLPLSLEEVAEESKSKGEILPLYDFEPSAEDVLDALLPRYVESRIYNALLQSAASKHAATRRAMKSATDNAGDLINSLSRLANAARQAEITQEISEIVGGTAALSDATAGSDK; encoded by the coding sequence ATGGGAGCCCAGCTCCGGGTCTACAAGCGTCGCATCAAATCCGTCACCGCGACCAAGAAGATCACCAAGGCGATGGAGATGATCGCTGCCTCGCGCGTCGTCAAGGCGCAGCGCAAGGTGACGGCCTCCACGCCGTACGCGACCGAGCTCACCCGCGCGGTCACGGCTGTCGGCACCGGTTCGAACACGAACCACCCGCTGACGACGGAGCCGGAGACGGCGACGCGCTCCGCGGTGCTGCTCCTCACGAGCGACCGCGGACTGGCCGGCGCCTTCAACTCGAACGCCATCAAGGCCGCGGAGAAGCTGACCGCGCGTCTCGAGGCCGAGGGCAAGGAGGTCGAGATCTACATCGTCGGCCGCCGTGGTGTCGCCCACTACAACTTCCGTGAGCGCAAGATCGCGGAGCAGTGGACGGGCTTCACCGACGAGCCCACGTACGCGGACGCCAAGAAGGTCGCGGGCCCGCTGATCGAGGCGATCGAGAAGGACTCGGCGGAGGGCGGCGTGGATGAACTCCACATCGTCTACACGGAGTTCATCTCGATGATGACGCAGTCGGCCATTGACGGCCGTCTGCTTCCGCTCAGCCTCGAAGAGGTGGCGGAGGAGTCGAAGTCCAAGGGCGAGATCCTTCCGCTGTACGACTTCGAACCGTCGGCGGAGGACGTCCTCGACGCCCTGCTGCCGCGCTACGTCGAGAGCCGTATCTACAACGCGCTGCTCCAGTCGGCTGCTTCCAAGCACGCCGCCACGCGCCGCGCGATGAAGTCGGCGACCGACAACGCGGGAGACTTGATCAACTCGCTCTCCCGACTTGCCAACGCGGCCCGCCAGGCCGAAATCACCCAGGAAATCAGCGAGATCGTCGGCGGCACTGCAGCCCTGTCCGACGCGACCGCGGGGAGTGACAAGTAA